One Plasmodium cynomolgi strain B DNA, chromosome 2, whole genome shotgun sequence genomic window carries:
- a CDS encoding vacuolar ATP synthase subunit C (putative) — translation NTSREYIYTILKNRLLGSHVCIDTNILDVPTNLKFCSFDDLLKCADDLQKYESYAYGCLKKIEKLAKEYDENIELKIIYQRQHINIDQYIRRFSWDDAKYPRNRSLTDTIDVMVNNITKLSDEIHIKSSMLTDLKEKKKKDIPKTETNNFFLKNLNEILTPQTVNQADFMETEYLTTLIAYVPKNSVEEWLASYEKFSEYVVPRSTEQFKGLVDKDGNTLWKVYVFKKFAENFKEAAKLKKFVVKSFKYDEKKYNDVMESRTKVEAEIIRQETFLRRMCLAAFSDIFSAFIHINILRVFCESVLRFGVPPNFASFSIRINGESKEKKVRKKLYDIFSATDSIGKNYIKRSDENDEEIYPYVSVSFKI, via the coding sequence AACACGAGCCGAGAGTACATCTACACAATCCTGAAGAACCGGCTACTGGGAAGCCACGTGTGCATCGACACCAACATCCTAGACGTGCCGACCAACCTCAAGTTCTGCTCCTTCGACGACCTCCTCAAATGCGCAGACGATCTACAGAAGTACGAGAGTTACGCATATGgctgtttaaaaaaaattgagaaactTGCAAAAGAGTATGACGAAAATATTGAACTCAAAATTATATACCAACGGCAACACATTAACATCGATCAGTACATAAGGCGATTCAGTTGGGACGATGCCAAGTACCCACGGAACAGGTCCCTAACAGACACCATAGATGTCATGGTGAATAACATAACGAAGCTGTCTGACGAAATTCATATTAAGTCTAGCATGCTGACcgatttaaaagaaaagaaaaaaaaagatatccCAAAAACGGAaacaaacaattttttcttaaaaaatttaaatgaaattttaacCCCACAGACGGTTAATCAGGCAGACTTTATGGAGACAGAATACCTGACGACTCTAATTGCATATGTCCCAAAGAACTCAGTTGAAGAATGGCTAGCTAgctatgaaaaattttcagaGTATGTTGTCCCAAGATCTACGGAACAGTTCAAAGGGTTAGTAGACAAGGATGGAAACACATTATGGAAAGTatacgtttttaaaaaatttgcagaaaattttaaagaagcAGCAAAGTTGAAGAAATTTGTTGTTAAGTCTTTtaaatatgatgaaaaaaaatacaacgaTGTTATGGAATCTAGGACTAAAGTAGAAGCAGAAATAATACGACAAGAAACGTTTCTACGTAGGATGTGTTTAGCGGCTTTTTCAGATATTTTTAGTGCctttattcatattaatattttgagAGTTTTTTGTGAATCGGTTCTTCGCTTTGGAGTGCCGCCTAACTTTGCCTCCTTCAGTATACGTATCAATGGGGAAagcaaggagaaaaaagtacGCAAGAAATTGTACGATATATTTTCAGCCACTGACTCGATTGGTAAGAATTACATTAAGAGGTCGGATGAAAACGATGAGGAGATATACCCCTATGTCTCGGTGTCTTTCAAAATA
- a CDS encoding hypothetical protein (putative), with translation MNHRDSTLLAKYHKGEEDNGFVRTHYFKKVEEKNVDKNLVSLEKMFLPGDIYLDVYINEKERNNFDFFLNNLLDERRRTTDFLSSWTHIEISNIYNYILYNSASCSNVMDDKKGHLVLKLKYTNENKTITSYFKVHCRNVKWESEKKVWHIPIFYIYEMTKLTIFLGGTVSDTVLYYVCKLFSHFASAREPAKQPPSGATKEAPSGAINEALNQPLNKPPNAPPNAPLDEANAGKTSREGPAPPGANLAEDPTNPASRYDEALFSLRDKRGFIEHVAKSAMFAMQHIIVHNPVRSDSVQVKIVPYNEEVVRKMKELNLFHWDKTENIWTVKKTNFKAFYTNVIKGLDYKLCSYYDCYKFAKQQLVVEGDSKGGVCLGGSTSSVTLASSKKSATQMSSLKRKRKIPASEIKQTKQNCKLSICYESTDSSYSDELSHNVDASYYEGREQVNKIKLIGAANNYYRDIIYNKLNKLKHLKPPNFTYDPKGLITKNGAGTKGIEIYDMPSDINEWNKISFCIVPDEKEHVDLYDPKILCSLVSDVYMLKEKAVDLILKKFQRWPEYTDVYWNSICTENEFIVRNKNFNTRQKLAHDRLFSKQFFYIFNIGSVKQSNYYDALFLCKALITLGEGKIVKDPLDAEYIVVDNCNDPNAIDFYNSLQGRQKKKKKKLPLFVTPTFIYDCILNYSVSYPSKNKSHFSFA, from the coding sequence ATGAATCATCGTGATAGTACCCTGCTAGCCAAGTACCacaagggggaagaggaCAACGGGTTTGTCAGAACGCATTACTTCAAAAAggtcgaagaaaaaaatgttgataaaaatttggtGAGTCTTGAAAAGATGTTTCTTCCAGGTGATATATACCTAGACGTGTacataaatgaaaaggaaagaaataacttcgatttttttttgaacaatttATTAGATGAAAGGAGAAGAACGACGGACTTTTTGAGCAGCTGGACACACATAGAAATCAGTAATATTTACAACTACATCCTTTATAACAGTGCTTCCTGTAGCAACGTCATGGATGATAAGAAGGGACACCTGGTGTTGAAGCTGAAATACACaaacgaaaataaaacgatCACTTCCTATTTTAAGGTGCACTGTCGAAATGTGAAATGGGAGAGTGAGAAGAAGGTCTGGCACATCCCCATCTTTTATATCTACGAGATGACTAAGCTAACAATTTTTCTGGGAGGCACCGTCAGTGACACCGTTTTGTACTACGTCTGCAAGCTGTTTAGCCACTTCGCCTCTGCGAGGGAGCCGGCCAAGCAGCCGCCAAGCGGAGCGACAAAGGAGGCGCCAAGCGGAGCGATAAACGAGGCGCTAAACCAACCGCTAAACAAACCGCCTAACGCACCGCCTAACGCACCGCTGGACGAAGCAAATGCGGGGAAGACGAGCAGGGAGGGCCCAGCTCCCCCCGGTGCAAACCTGGCAGAGGATCCGACCAACCCCGCCAGCCGGTACGACGAGGCCCTCTTCTCTCTCAGGGACAAGCGTGGATTCATCGAGCACGTCGCGAAGAGCGCCATGTTCGCCATGCAACACATAATCGTGCACAACCCGGTGAGGAGCGACTCGGTGCAAGTAAAAATCGTGCCATATAATGAAGAAGTGGTCCGAAAGATGAAGGAACTTAATCTCTTCCATTGGgacaaaacggaaaatatTTGGACAGTGAAGAAAACGAATTTTAAAGCGTTCTATACGAATGTTATCAAAGGGCTCGATTACAAGTTGTGCTCCTACTATGACTGTTATAAGTTCGCTAAGCAGCAGTTGGTGGTGGAGGGAGACTCCAAGGGAGGTGTCTGCTTGGGGGGTAGCACCTCCAGCGTGACTTTGGCGAGTTCCAAAAAAAGCGCCACACAAATGAGTTcgttaaaaagaaagaggaaaatacCAGCTAGCGAAATAAAGCagacaaaacaaaattgcaaactGAGTATTTGCTACGAGAGCACAGACTCGTCATACTCAGACGAACTGTCACACAACGTGGATGCAAGTTACTACGAAGGAAGAGAacaagtaaataaaataaagctcATCGGGGCAGCAAACAACTACTACAGAGATATCATTTACAACAAACTGAACAAACTCAAACATCTGAAGCCGCCAAATTTTACCTATGACCCAAAGGGACTAATAACGAAAAATGGTGCAGGGACAAAAGGAATCGAAATTTACGACATGCCAAGTGACATAAACGAATGgaataaaataagtttttGTATCGTCCCAGATGAAAAAGAACACGTCGATTTATATGAcccaaaaattttatgtagCCTCGTTAGCGATGTATACATGCTAAAGGAAAAAGCAGTTgatctcattttaaaaaaatttcaaaggtGGCCTGAATACACCGACGTCTACTGGAATAGTATTTGTACTGAGAATGAATTCATCGtgaggaacaaaaatttcaacaCGAGACAAAAGCTAGCTCACGATAGACTCTTCagcaaacaatttttttatatattcaacATTGGGAGTGTGAAGCAGTCCAATTATTACGATGCgctatttttgtgtaaagCTTTAATAACTCTTGGCGAGGGGAAAATTGTCAAGGACCCTCTCGACGCCGAGTACATTGTCGTTGACAATTGCAACGATCCGAATGCCATCGACTTTTATAACTCGTTGCAGGGTaggcagaaaaagaagaagaagaagctccCCTTGTTCGTCACCCCCACTTTTATATACGACTGCATTTTGAACTACTCCGTGTCGTATCCCTCCAAGAACAAGAGCCACTTTTCCTTCGCCTGA
- a CDS encoding DNA binding protein (putative), with translation MQYMGTDIIGFDTEFVLELSEGRSNHLDSGKVSPRDELLRDTIRSNGMRNSISSSEKKTLCLIQLSSKDLCFVFNINKLKGEIPMCVKEIMEDEKIKKVCHDLRNDEAMFQDQHIQIRNTFDLYDFCMQSFLYPPSLQFLVKLFLKKNLEKHFRLSNWLSDDLKEEQILYAAADAYASREVYMVLKELGKLKQSCVPKQPCVLKQSCVLKQSCVLKQSCVPKQSCVMKQSCVPSQPCVPNSLRVVHEACDVASQGRTNVTPAVVDPHLMTAIDKEENPSNAKKPYGETPQEGEGKNNVFSADAQQSSNTQIGDETKRCTPAMNTSVTTIEQNDTTMGRNSTGMEKQTYAFLEIHQISTIHELKSKIHVKCAQLCNITFVEEMVFAGSGYKNRMSLQDVEKGRSLIVLHSQGFDEEVRCCHEILSYMDSAA, from the exons ATGCAGTACATGGGTACGGATATCATCGGGTTTGATACGGAATTCGTTTTAGAGCTAAGTGAAGGACGTTCGAACCATTTGGACAGCGGGAAGGTCTCTCCAAGAGATGAACTACTGAGGGACACGATCCGGAGCAACGGGATGCGAAATAGCATTTCGTCATC TGAGAAGAAAACGTTATGCCTCATTCAGCTCAGCTCGAAAGACCTCTGCTTCGTCTTCAACATTAACAAACTCAAGGGGGAAATCCCCATGTGTGTGAAGGAAATTATggaggatgaaaaaataaagaaagtaTGTCATGACCTTCGAAATGACGAAGCTATGTTCCAAGATCAACATATCCAAATAAGGAACACTTTCgatttatatgatttttgCATGCAGAGTTTTCTATACCCTCCTTCATTACAATTCTTAGTCaaattatttcttaaaaagaatttagaaaaacattttcgaTTGTCTAACTGGTTAAGTGATGACTTGAAGGAGGAGCAAATTCTGTATGCTGCTGCGGATGCCTATGCGTCGAGGGAGGTCTATATGGTTTTAAAGGAACTGGGCAAGCTGAAGCAGTCGTGTGTGCCGAAGCAGCCGTGTGTGCTGAAGCAGTCGTGTGTGCTGAAGCAGTCGTGTGTGCTGAAGCAGTCGTGTGTGCCGAAGCAGTCGTGTGTGATGAAGCAGTCGTGTGTGCCGAGTCAGCCGTGTGTGCCGAACTCCCTCCGTGTTGTACATGAGGCATGTGATGTGGCTTCACAGGGGAGGACTAATGTAACCCCTGCTGTGGTGGATCCCCATCTGATGACTGCAATCGATAAGGAGGAAAACCCAAGTAATGCCAAAAAGCCTTATGGTGAGACCCCTCAAGAGGgagaaggtaaaaataatgttttctCAGCAGACGCGCAGCAAAGTAGTAACACCCAAATAGGAGATGAAACGAAAAGGTGCACTCCCGCAATGAACACCTCTGTCACGACGATTGAGCAGAATGACACAACGATGGGGCGAAACTCCACGGGGATGGAAAAACAGACGTATGCATTTTTGGAAATTCACCAGATAAGCACTATACATGagttaaaaagtaaaatccACGTGAAATGCGCCCAACTGTGTAACATAACCTTTGTTGAAGAAATGGTGTTTGCAGGCAGTGGCTATAAAAACCGGATGTCCTTGCAGGACGTGGAGAAAGGCAGGTCCCTCATCGTGCTGCATTCGCAGGGCTTCGATGAGGAAGTCAGGTGTTGCCACGAAATACTGAGTTATATGGACAGCGCGGCGTAG
- a CDS encoding hypothetical protein (putative), with product MSFDNIGSNMNLSIHKIFSSRYSAPTKVSDDCKPVAKKRRCTISVANEPNTQQRNHIDYLNYNFNNAFTKRRKYSSPYSLSNQNKKFTPLKCRTQLRSSVDESIKKSAAVRSIVKKTMKKNKSEIYEHNEKNYLNMSKAYYLNRLEGAGSTGELVHSGQVAESTHTLQNPQMTEHRRNLNETYILSSTTQSVNTNPKGYVSTNADSQNTFRETLPLYINSESTISSFNLERELENKLYLEGVAPIGNANGALRISPEENMQKKIDLYKTNATVTDYGARRRAHHVGKDDEERKKIIDSHPLKRRHTTQLLREQDFRYNYSDPNYLNKYVEREKNHKNSTRRHSDAIRCKSVNGLYYSDVTNEPSVYSFRSEALPHSYHSSRRLESSRNYHQKECSTEKECCTEKDADNPLFHTCFFKNAEEFENGDIKRKENVEPMNPNEEKDSVLKNDAEYLFSRGFFKDIYSNIQRKGELNFIDELLEGDDEYYISKSKLNKIIENAKNKEMKYHYIDRMFLYRHAKNVIDDADYETYRNKCRTQHKYLDVPFPNLTELMNLKSVGIFDEVDDTDEYYHAEVKLLESYYYTSRGLPHEGEQQEHQQEQQQEQQKQQGDLQQAYRNNMKMTVPVAMPMDVALAMSRGHKGSDEEAILIQKGEEAKQEDGTTKETTLPGDGLLKEDQRGGDNPIEQSSRLGQSSHPELNSHPELNSHPELNSHPEQSSHPELSSQPEHRIVLSSRNPPFDDSEYNEDLSEREKREKLICLMNKMKREKDSFFERILDAPDFSKILEPVFSLNESFLLSHQLFNVQYAAQLGPVVYLIKTEDEHYVYRAIEVSRLFEEKVKSILDNQKVNDNSKDRNDYYDCFSNEKFPFLHELDVKYYLRIPMSTGWNHFGYLKNQNNVLFFRRRKNA from the exons ATGTCGTTCGACAACATCGGGAGCAACATGAACCTGAGTATCCACAAGATATTCAGCTCGAGGTACAGCGCCCCCACGAAAGTGAGCGACGATTGCAAACCggtggcgaaaaaaaggagatgtACAATCTCAGTTGCGAATGAACCAAATACGCAGCAAAGGAACCACATAGACTACCTTAACTACAATTTCAATAATGCTTTTACCAAGAGAAGGAAGTATTCCTCCCCGTATTCTTTGTCCaaccaaaacaaaaaattcaccCCACTAAAGTGCAGAACACAACTGAGAAGCAGCGTCGATGAGAGCATTAAGAAGAGTGCCGCTGTTCGATCTatagtgaaaaaaacgatgaaaaagaacaagtccgaaatatatgaacataatGAAAAGAACTACTTGAATATGAGTAAGGCATATTACCTTAACAGACTAGAGGGAGCAGGGAGCACTGGCGAGTTAGTCCATTCGGGACAGGTAGCAGAATCAACCCATACACTGCAGAACCCACAAATGACAGAGCATAGAAGGAATTTAAACGAAACGTATATCTTGAGTAGCACCACTCAGAGTGTAAACACAAACCCAAAAGGATACGTTAGCACAAATGCAGATAGCCAAAATACATTCAGAGAGACCCTCCCCTTGTACATAAACTCCGAGTCGACAATTTCTAGCTTTAACTTAGAACGTGAATTGGAGAATAAGTTATACTTAGAAGGAGTTGCACCGATTGGCAATGCGAACGGTGCACTACGTATTTCCCCGGaggaaaatatgcaaaaaaaaattgacttgTATAAAACGAATGCCACTGTGACAGATTACGGGGCACGTCGTCGTGCCCATCACGTGGGGAAAGACGatgaggagagaaaaaaaataattgacaGTCACCCACTGAAGAGAAGACACACGACGCAACTTTTAAGAGAGCAAGATTTTAGATACAATTACTCGGACCccaattatttaaataaatatgttgaGAGAGAAAAGAATCACAAGAACAGCACGCGGAGACACAGTGATGCCATAAGGTGCAAGTCGGTCAATGGGCTTTACTACAGTGACGTCACGAATGAGCCAAGCGTGTACTCCTTCAGGAGCGAAGCGCTCCCCCACAGTTACCACAGTAGTCGACGTTTGGAGTCCTCACGAAATTATCACCAGAAGGAGTGCTCCACAGAGAAGGAGTGCTGCACCGAGAAGGACGCCGACAACCCACTCTTCCACACGTGCTTCTTTAAGAACGCGGAGGAGTTCGAAAATGGAGACATAAAGCGAAAGG AAAACGTGGAGCCGATGAACCCGAACGAAGAAAAGGACTCGGTGCTGAAGAACGACGCAGAGTACCTCTTTAGCAGGGGATTCTTCAAGGATATTTATTCGAACATCCAGCGAAAAGGAGAGTTGAATTTCATCGATGAGTTGCTGGAAGGAGACGACGAATACTACATTAGCAAAAGCAAACTAAACAAAATTAtcgaaaatgcaaaaaataaagaaatgaagTATCACTACATCGATCGCATGTTCCTCTATAgacatgcaaaaaatgtcattGACGATGCGGATTATGAGACTTACAGGAATAAGTGTAGAACCCAACACAAGTACTTAGATGTACCTTTTCCTAATCTTACCGAATTAATGAACCTCAAGTCTGTTGGCATCTTTGATGAGGTAGACGACACGGATGAGTACTACCACGCCGAGGTCAAGCTACTCGAGAGCTATTACTACACATCTAGGGGACTTCCACACgagggggagcagcaggagcatcagcaggagcagcagcaggagcagcagaagcagcagggCGATCTGCAACAGGCATACAGGAACAACATGAAAATGACCGTGCCGGTGGCGATGCCTATGGATGTGGCCCTGGCGATGAGCAGAGGTCACAAGGGAAGCGATGAGGAGGCAATTCTaattcaaaagggggaggaagccaAACAGGAGGATGGTACCACAAAAGAGACAACACTACCGGGGGACGGACTATTAAAAGAGGACCAACGTGGTGGGGACAACCCGATCGAACAGAGCAGCAGACTTGGACAGAGCAGCCATCCTGAACTGAACAGCCATCCTGAACTGAACAGCCATCCTGAACTGAACAGCCATCCTGAACAGAGCAGCCATCCTGAACTGAGCAGTCAACCGGAACATAGAATTGTCTTGTCGAGTAGAAACCCCCCCTTTGATGATAGCGAATATAATGAGGACCTTTCcgagagggagaaaagggagaaattaATTTGCCTgatgaataaaatgaagagagAAAAGGATTCGTTTTTTGAAAGGATCTTAGATGCACCTGACTTTTCGAAGATTCTAGAACCCGTTTTTTCCCTAAACGAAAGCTTCCTCCTGTCGCACCAACTATTTAATGTGCAGTATGCAGCCCAGCTAGGACCCGTTGTCTATCTCATCAAAACGGAGGATGAACATTATGTATACAGAGCAATCGAAGTAAGTAGACTCTTCGAAGAAAAGGTGAAGTCCATCCTCGATAATCAGAAGGTTAATGACAACTCGAAGGATAGAAATGACTACTATGACTGTTTCTCTAATGAAAAATTCCCCTTTCTCCACGAGCTCGACGTTAAGTACTACCTACGCATCCCCATGAGCACGGGGTGGAACCACTTTGGCTACCTCAAGAACCAAAACAATGTGCTCTTTTTCCGCAGACGTAAGAATGCCTAG